Sequence from the Chitinophagales bacterium genome:
GGCAGGTGCAGGAGAACCATGGCACCCGTTTGTAATTTTTTGCGTTAATAAAAATTTTTCAGGCATTGAAAATCTTTCTCTGATCCCGGGCCTTGTTGGTGCAGCACCGATGCAGAATATTGGTGCTTATGGAGTGGAAATTAAGGAAACCTGTGAAGAGGTGGAAGCCATTCACATAGATACCGGGGTATTACAGGTGTTTAAAAATGCGGACTGCGAATTTGGTTATCGCGAAAGTATTTTTAAAAATAAATACAGGGATCAGTTTCTTATATCGGCAGTTACCTTTAAGCTGAATAAAATATTTAAGCCAAAAATAGCATATGGCGATATTTCCCGCATGCTGGCAGAAATGCGGGTGGATGAAATCACCATTAAAGCAGTGAGTGAAGCGGTAATTAAAATCCGGTCAGCAAAGCTTCCTGATCCGGCTAAAATTGGAAATGCGGGAAGCTTTTTTAAAAACCCTGTGGTGAATAAAAAACAGTTTGAAGCTTTAGTTGCAAAATATCCTCTTATGCCGAATTATATTCAGAATAAAGGAATAAAAATTCCTGCTGCCTGGCTGATAGAGCAATGCGGTTGGAAAGGGAAAGCTGTCGGCAATGCGGGAGTACATATGCAGCAGGCACTTGTATTGGTAAATTATGGCGGTGCTACCGGTGATGAAATTATGGCACTTGCTATACAGATAAAAAATTCAGTGAAGGAAAAATTTGGGATTGAAATTTCATCCGAAGTAAATTTGGTTTAAGAACCTTGCTTAATGTTTGAACCGAACTGTTTCTGATTATTATTTAATGAATTCATAGCAGCCGATATCCGGATTGTCTGCTCTTATATTTCCCTCCAGGTCAAAAGCAATATCATTTGGAACTCCCGCATTTATACACGGTGAATTTTCTTTCAGATGGTAATCATCTTTTTGAAAAGGATCTGTAAAGAGTGACTGATCATCAATATTGAATAAATCTTGGCTAAATGAGGATGTAGTAGTATCTATATCTGAATTAACTTTTAATAAACAGTGATCGAAGCTGAAATTAAACAGTGAGGAAGTTTTACTTTCCAGATCTATCTCTTTTTCCAATGATCCATATACAATGCAATTTTTGAATATCGCATTCAAATCAGCTGTTTTATATTGGGTTACTCCGAATGAGTCTGTGTAGCTATAAAAGTTACTTAGTAACACCACCGGATCATTATGGCTGGTGATAGCAGATGAATAGTCTGCAAGCGTACAATCCTCAAAATGGTATGTACCACCATAGCCCATTGCTATATCGTTGCTTCCGCAACTATGAATCAGGCAATTTTCCCCATAGATGTCCCCGGTTAAGCTTAAAATTCCATATCCAAAAGAATAGCGGATAATAGAATTTCGAAGGGTAAGCTTAAAATTTGCAGTTTCACGAAGAGAATCCACCCGTATCGCCCAGTTATTTGTTTCCTTAATCAATGCATAGTTTATCTCATTATCATGGCTGCTCCTCAAAAACCAGATACCCTCCCATTGACCAGGAAGGTCAACATAAAATTGCTCCAGCCTGTCTCCCCTGAAAATGACAGAGTCATCCTGCTGTCCGAGGACCTTTAGTGTTCCCTGCACAAAAAAATAGGAATTGCCATGCATATATATCCTGCATCCTGGCTGAATAGTTAATGTTTGATTGGAATCCACTAAAATGGAATTCACAATCACGTAAGGCTTATCATTGATCCATGTTTGCGTTTCAATGCCAACTCCATTATAAAAATGAGCATTTTGCCCCCAGGCTTGTAAAATTACCCTCTGTTCATTTCCATTACTTTCAAACATTACCGAATCATATATCACAAAAGGATTGTCCTGGAGGTTAGGGTCTACAGTCACCGATGCAAAGATATAAATGCTGTCTTTTGCCGGAATTTCAACATTTGATATTTCATCAACCTGCCTTCCATCGATGTTAAGCCTGAAATAGGAGCTGCTTCCGTTAATGAGACGAATATTAGAGACTTTGATTTTTTTATTATTTGAATTTATCACCTTAAAATAACGGGTTGCAGAACCAACACTGGTAAAAACAGTATCAAAGGTGAGCGTATCTATCGAGAATGAAAGCTGATCAGAGGGATTGCTGGTGACCAAATCCTTCCTGCACGAAGAAAATATACATCCAAAAGCTATTAAAACACACAGAAAAAAGAACAGTCTTAACATGGATTTCACGAACGGCAAAGATCCTTTTTTATTTCAATTATAGCGACAGATGAGTACGCTGTACTAAAGATTATTGTACTGCACAGGCTATTGTTGCAATGCTTACTGTTGTGGCAGGTATTTCTAATATTGCTCTCGCACTTGCTTCCAGAGTAGAGCCGGTTGTGATAACATCATCACATAATAGAATATGTTTCCCTCAACGGAAGAAGGATGATTAACCATAAAAAGGGTTTCTACATTTTTCCATCGCTCAAACCTTGATTTATGAGTTTGTGTTTCGGATGCTTTTACCCTTTCAAGGGTATCTTTTTTCCAGGGTTTATTCATAGAAATGGATAAGCCCTCACAAAATAAATCCACCTGGTTATAAGCGCGCTGCAGTTCTTTTGAGTAATGGAGAGGCACAGGAGCAATAAGGTCAATATTCTTAAAATCTTCGCAATTAACCAGTTCGGAGCCGTAGATCATTCCTATTTTTATTCCTACTTCTTTTTTCCCTTTATATTTAAGCTGGTGAATCAAATGCTGAACGCTGTTACCCCGCTGAAAAAAATAACACGATGCCGCGCGGTGTATATCTACTCGTCCCCAAAAATGTTTTTCGATAGCATTGTTTTTTTCAAGATGAAAATTTGTTTTAGGAAGATAGTATAGGCAAAAGGTGCAGATCACATCTTCACCGCTATTTAATGCGTTTCCGCAGGAAGCACATAATTTCGGGTAAAAAAGTGAAATAAAGTCACCAATATATTGTGAAGCAATATTCATAGGCTTATTTAATATACTAATTAACAATATAATGTACAATTAAATGTTTGTTGAGATGTTAATATTTATCAGATATTATGTCCGCTCTCACTCATATTAGTTAAGCCTAAATTTATTTTTTTTAAAGTGTTTAGCATTGCATCTTCGTTATGTAATTTTTAATTTTCTTTAAATGGATAATAAAACACAGGAACTTAAGCAATTTGAAATACCACCCGAAGGGTCTTTAGGTCTTCTGGCGCTTGGAGCTGTAGGCCTTAGGGCATGGAGACAAGTACGTTCTAAATCCGATTATGAACAAAAATTAATTGATCGGTCTAAGGAGATGGAGAAGGAAATGCAGAAAAAGATGGAAGAAAGGAAAGTAAAACAGGAAGAAGAAAAAGCGAAACAGCAAGAAATAAAAAACAATGAGCAAACGAATAGCTAAAAAGGTTCTGCTGGTCGGGTGGGATGCCGCAGACTGGAAAGTGATAAATCCTCTTATGGATAATGGTATTATGCCTACTTTAAATCAGTTCGTTAACGATGGTGTTATAGGAAATCTCGCAACCCTCGACCCGCCTTTATCACCCATACTCTGGACCTCCATTGCTACCGGCAAGCTGGCTGACAAGCATGGGATTCTTGGATTTGTTGAACCAGACTCTAAAAAGATGGAAGTGCGCCCTTCTCTTTCTACGTCGCGCAAAGTGAAGGCAATCTGGAATATACTTTCGCAGGAAGGTTTTAAATCCAATGTAGTTGGATGGTGGCCCAGCCATCCTGCTGAACCAATTAATGGAGTGATGGTTTCTAATTTCTATCAGAAAGCAGTAAGCGTTTACCATAAGCCATGGCCAATGGCAGCAGGCACAGTACATCCTAAGGATATGGAAGAAGTAATGCGGGAGATGAGAGTCCATCCCGCAGAACTCACACTTTCTCACATGGCACCTTTTTTCCCAAACTATAAAGATATTGATCAGGAAAAAGATGGGCGCATGGCGGCAGGAGCTAAAATTTTAGCCCATTCAGCCAGTATTCATAATGCCGCTACCTGGATCATGGAAAACACGGAATGGGATTTCATGGCAGTTTATCATGACGCTATAGATCACTATAGCCATAGTTTTATGAGATTTTATCCTCCCCAACGGCCGGGCATTCCTGACGATTTATATCATGCCTATAAAGATGCGGTAAGCGGCATGTACCGGTTTCATGATATGATGCTTGAACGCTACCTTGAACTGGCAGGTGAAGACACTACGGTGATTATTATGAGTGATCATGGATTCCATTCTGATCATCTTCGGCCCAACAGATTGCCTAAAGAGCCGGCAGGACCCGCATATGAGCATTCTCCCTATGGAATTGTTTGCATTAAGGGCCCGGCTATTCAGACT
This genomic interval carries:
- the murB gene encoding UDP-N-acetylmuramate dehydrogenase; translated protein: MVIQHDKSLRSFNSFGIDASAKFFVEIKSAEEFRELISDQNFKKEKKLILGGGSNILFTKDFNGLVIKNAIPGIEVTKEDSYYHWVKAGAGEPWHPFVIFCVNKNFSGIENLSLIPGLVGAAPMQNIGAYGVEIKETCEEVEAIHIDTGVLQVFKNADCEFGYRESIFKNKYRDQFLISAVTFKLNKIFKPKIAYGDISRMLAEMRVDEITIKAVSEAVIKIRSAKLPDPAKIGNAGSFFKNPVVNKKQFEALVAKYPLMPNYIQNKGIKIPAAWLIEQCGWKGKAVGNAGVHMQQALVLVNYGGATGDEIMALAIQIKNSVKEKFGIEISSEVNLV